The Verrucomicrobiia bacterium genome segment GGACCTGGTGATCTTGGTGGCCTCGATGCGCCGCGAGGGCCGGTCGCTGGGGCAGATGGTGCGCGACGAGCTGAATCCGCTGGCCGGCACCCTCGCGATGGTGGCGATCCTGGTCATCATGATCATCCTGCTGGCGGTGCTGGCCCTGGTGGTCGTGAACGCCCTGGCCGAGAGCCCGTGGGGCGTCTTCACCGTGGCGGCGACCATTCCCATTGCGCTGGCGATGGGCGGGTATCTGCGCTGGGTCCGGGCCGGACGAACCCTCGAGGCCTCCGTCGCCGGCGTGGTGCTGCTGCTGGCCGCCGTCTGGGGCGGCCAGTGGGTGCACAGTCATGCGGGCGCCGCGGTCTGGTTCACCCTGCCGGCGCCCCGGTTGGCGTGGATGCTCATCGCCTACGGCCTGGCGGCCTCGGTGCTGCCGGTGTGGCTGCTGCTGGCGCCGCGCGACTACCTGAGCACGTTCATGAAGCTGGGGACGATTCTGGCCCTGGCGGGAGGCGTCCTGCTCGTGCTGCCGGTGCTGCAGATGCCGCCGGTCACTTCGTTTGTGGACGGATCGGGTCCGGTGGTTCCCGGGAAGCTGTTTCCGTTCTGCTTCATCACCATCGCCTGCGGGGCGATCAGCGGATTTCACGCCCTGATTGCCAGCGGCATCACGCCCAAGATCATTGCCCGGGAATCGCATGCCCGTTCCGTGGGCTACGGCGCCATGTGCCTGGAATCGCTGGTCGCGATCATGGCATTGATCGCGGCATGCACGCTGGAGCCCGGGGTGTATCTCGCCATGAACATCCGGGGAGCCGGACCCGACGCCGCCGCGATCGCCGCCGACACGGTTGCCAGGGTGCAGGCCACCGGGTTCACCGTGGATCCGGAGACCATGGACGCCCTGGCCACCGCGGTGGGGGAGCATTCCCTGTATGGACGGACCGGGGGGGCCGCAACCCTCGCGGTCGGGATGGCGGCCATCTTCTCCCGGCTCACGCAGGGGCGATGGCTCGATCTTTGGTATCACTTTGCGATCATGTTCGAGGCGTTGTTCATCCTGACGACGCTCGATGCCGGCACCCGCGTGGGGCGCTACCTGCTGCAGGACTTCCTCGGGCACTTGTGGACGCCTCTGGGCAATACGCGGTCCGTGCCGGCGAACGTGCTGGCCAGCGCGTTGATCGTTTCCGGCTGGGGATTCGTGCTCCTTGCCGGTGCGAAGAATCCGGATGGCGGCACCAAGGCCCTCTGGCCCATCTTTGGCATCGCCAATCAGTTGCTGGCCGCGATCGCCCTCTGCCTTGCGACCACCGTGCTGCTGAAGACCGGGCTTCGCCGGAGTCCCCGGGCTCCGGTCCTGGCGCTGGTCACCCTGGTGCCGCTTCTCTGGCTGCTCACCGTCACGTTCACCGCAGGATGGCAGAAGCTGTTTCATCCCTCGCCCCGGATCGGATTCCTCGCCGCCCTTGCGGCAGCGGAGGCCCAGCGGCCCATGCTGGAGACCGCCCTCGCGGATGCCCGGTCCGGCGGGGATTCTGCGGCGGTCGCCCGTGCGGCCGCCGCGCTGGCCACCAACCGGTTGATGCGGGGGAACCACCGGTTTGATGCGGGCATCACCGCGGTCTTCCTGACCATGGCCTCCGCGCTGGTCCTGGTGTCGGTCTGGGAATGGATCCGCCTGCTGCGTGGCAGCCGTCCCGCGGACCTCACCGAGACCGAACCGGTCTGGCTGCCGGACCCCTTTGGATGCGAGCGGGGCGCGGGTGCGGCCCTCGGAACCGCGGCGCTGGCGCTTGGGTTGCTCCGCGAGTGGTCGGGAGAGGCGGCGGTCCAACGGGCGCATGCCCGGATTCAGGAACGGCCGTCCGCGGCGAGCGGCGAGGTCGTCCTGGTGGACGTCCCGGAGGTGCGGACCGCGGTGGAGCGTGCCCGCCGCGTACGGGCCTACCGGATCGCGGCTGGAGAGGACAGGGAGGAAACCCCGAGGTGCTGTTGATCCGGGTGGCTGCTTCGAACAATTGCCGGAATTTCCCCGTCCCGAACTCTCATGCGTATCGGCCTCTATGGCGGCTCGTTTGATCCGGTGCATCTCGGACACCTCCTGGTGGCCCGGGCGGCACTCGAGGAGTTGTCCCTCGACCGGCTGCTCTTTATCCCGGCCGCCCGATCCCCATTCAAACCCGGGGTCGCACCCGCTCCAGACGCCCTGCGGCTCCGCATGTTGCGGCTGGCGCTCGCCGGGGAGAACCGCATGGCCGTGGACGACCGGGAGATTCACCGGGGTGGCGTGAGTTATACCGTGGATACCGTCCGCGAGCTCCGGGCGACCGGCCCGGCGGAGGCCGTCTGGTTTTGGCTGATCGGCTCCGATCATCTGCGCACGCTCACGCAATGGAAGGAATCGGCGGCCTTGGCGTCCCTTGTCGAGTTCGTGGTGATCCCGCGCCCCGGGGGCGGGGCTTCCGGGTTGCCGCCGCCCTATCGCGTCCATCACCTGCGGGGATGGACGCTCCAGGTGTCTTCCTCGGAGATCCGGGAACGTGCGGCCCGTGGCCAAAGTCTCCGGCATCTGGTCCCCGGGCCCGTGGCGGAGGTCCTGACGGCCGAGGAACTTTACCGGAGTCAGCCATGAGGTGGAGCGCTGCGGGATTTATGGCTCGCCGCGGGCGGTTGCCAGCCGGATCGTTCGAAGGGATGGAAGACGGGAGGCACCGGCGTGGCTGTGGAATCCCCGGCGGCAGGAATTCGCTGGTGCGGATCCTCTGGGCGGTGGTCTGGCTGGCGGTGATGCCGCTGCGCGCGGAGGAGGCGGCAGAGATTCTGTTCCATGCGGCGCTTCGGGCGTTTGAGGTGGGACAGTGGGAGCAGTCGGCGGAGGGCTTTGCGCGGCTTACCGTGGAGTTTCCGGAGTTTGAAGGGGTTCCGGAGGCTCGGGAGCGCGAGGCGTTCGCTCGGGCGGAGACCGCCATGGCGACGGGGGATTTTGCATCCGCAGCGGCCCGCTTTGCGGCCTATCGGAAGGCGCATCCCGGCACGCGGCGCTCTGCGTTGGCAGCGGTTCGCGAGGCGACGTGCCGGCTGCGCCTGGGGGATCGTGCGGGAGCCATTGCAGTGCTGGAGGAACCGGAGGGGGCTTTTGGGGCGTTGACCCAGTCGGGAGAGGATCCCGCGGTCCTCTTTGCAGGGTGGCTGCTGAAGGCCGAGGCGCTGCGCGGGGAGCAGCGGTTGGCGGATGCCGAGGCTGTGCTCGCGGGTGCCGGGCCGTCGGCCCGGACCCCGGCGGAACAGTGGGCGCGGCTTGAGGCCCTGGCCGCGGTCCAGGAAGCCGCCGGGCGGCTCGAGGCGGCGGCGGAATCCGCCGACACCCTGTCGTCGGCCCTCGCCGATGCTGGGCCCGGCGAACGATCCGCTGCCGCCTCGGCCCTGGCCGGGCGCCTCTGGCGTCGCGCCGGGAATCCGGAGCGGGCGGACACCGCGTTCTCGCGGAACCTCGCCGCGGGGATCCCCGAGCCGCTGCAGCGGGAGGCGGTGTTGCATCTGGCCGACTCCGCCGTGGCGCGCGGGGATTTTTCCGGAGCCCTCGGCCGCATTCAGTCGTTCTTGCAGGCCAACCCGGAGCCGCCCGATGCCCCGGCGTTTCGGCTGCGCCTGGGGCAGGCGCTGCTGCGTTCGTATCTCGCCGCCGGCGGTCCCACGAATGCGGCGCCCGAGGTGGCCCCATTGCTGGGCCAGGCGGCTGCGGCGTTCGATGCCGGACTCGGCGGCACGGCTTCCCCGGACGTCACCGGCATGCTGCACCTCGGCCGCGGCTGGGTGCTGTGGTATGAGGCCGGCGGTGGGGGAGGGTCTGCGACGCTGGAACGATTGCGTCTGGCGGCGTCCCACTTCGTCGCCGCCGCCGCGTCCCTGCCCACGGGCCATGCCCAGGCCACGGCGCGGTTCAAACTCGGGGATGTCCTGCTGCGACTGCGGGAACCGGTCCAGGCGTTGACAAATTATCTGGCCGTCGCGTCGCAGTATCCCTCGGACACCCAGGTGCAATCCGAGCTGGTGGAACGGGCATTGCAGCAGGCGGTGCTGTCCGCGGTGGAGGCCCGGGATGCGTCGTCGGCCCAGGAGGTCGTGGACCGCCTCTTGGCGCGGCAGCCGGGGGCCGCCACCGCGGGGGACAGCACGCTGACGGTGGCGCAGGCCCTGTCCCGGTCTGGAAATCCCAATGGCGCCCGCGCGGTGCTCCAGCGATTTCTGAAGGCGTATCCGGAATCGCCGGAGGCGGCGGATGCCGAGCTGCTCCTGGCATCGCTGGACCTGCGGGCCGGGGCGTGGAGCGAGGCGATCGCCGCATTGGACGTGTGGTTGACCCGCCATACGAATCACCCGTCGGCGACCCGTGTGGAATTCGACCGCGCCTGGGCGATGGTCCGTGCCGGGGCCTCCACAAACGCCATCGCCCAGTTCGCGGCGCTGGCCGCGCGTTATCCCACCAATGTGATGTCCGAGGCCGCCCTCCTGTGGATCGCCGGGCACCATCATTCCCTTGGGAATTTTTCCCAAGCGGGTGCGGCGTGTGTGAGCATCCTGACCAACGCCGCCTGGCAGGGGAGTCCGGCATGGCACCAGGCACGGCTGTGGGCGGCGGAGGCGGCGCGGGGGCGTCAGAATCTGACCAGCGCCCGCGAGCAGTTGACGGCGCTCCTCAATGACCGCACGACCCCGGATCCCCTCCGTCCTGCGGCCTATTTCGCGCTCGGGGAGATCCAGTTGGAGGAATCGCCGCCTCCCGGCCAGTCTCCCTTGCAGAGTTTTCAGGTGGCCCTCGAAGCCTTCACCGCGGCGGCGCAGTACACCAACTCACCGCTTGTGGCCGCCGCGCTGGGCAAGATGGCGGACTGCCACCTCCAGCTCGCCACCCGTGCCACCAACAGCTACGCGAAGGCGGATGACCTGTACCGCCGGGTTCTCGAAACCCCTGCCGCCGACGTGTCGGCCCGCACCAAGGCGGCCTTCGGACGGGCCATCGTGGCGGAAAAGCGGGCCGGGGATGGCACCGATCCCACGGCGGTTGCTGCGCGCTCCGCTGCACTGCGCCATTATCTGGAGATCGTGAACGGCGAACTCCTGCGTCCCGGGGATGTGGCGGATCCATGGTGGATCAAGGAGGCGGGCCGTGAGGCTGGACGCCTTCTGGAGAGCTCTGCGCGATGGCAGGACGCCGTCGCCCTCTACGAGCGCCTGGCACTCGAGCTGCCCTCCATGCAGGTCGCTTGGGAGCGGCGGGCCGCGGAGGCCCGGAAGCGCTCCGCAGAAACCGCCCGTTGAATCCGGAACGCTCCTCTCCGGGACCGCAGGTCGAGACATCCTGTCGCAGAAAAACCGCCCGACCATCCGTTGATCAGTAAATGCAAATGAAATGCATTGACGGATCGGCGATTCTCTGGACACTGGTCCGCAGTTATTGGGCGATGCTTGGACTTCGATTCCAACGCGGTGGGACATGGCAGGGAGTGGCCGCAGGGGTGGCGACGCTGATGATGTTTCTGGCTTGGTTGCGGGCGGACTCCGCCCTCCACCGCTGGTGGCACTCCGAGCCGGGAGCTCCAGTTGCCTGTTCGCATGGATGCGCCCATGGAGCCGGGGATTCCTCACGCGATTCCTCACTGCCGGCAGCGCCGTGTGCGGTGGATCTTCTCCAGCAGGGGCAATTGGATGTGCCGGCGGCTCCTGCACCGCCAGGGCACGGGACTCGCTGGGTGCTCTGGGTGCGGAGCCAGCCCGATGGGAATGGGGGACATTCCAATGAGCCCGTGGGGCTTCCCGGCTCGTGTGGCCCCCCGTGGAGCCGTGTGTGAAGGTCCCGCGGCAACCAAGGGATAAACGGGTTGCCGCCGGATCCGGAGGGAGTTCGCAAACCGTCACGGCCGGGAGGAGTGCCCGGAGGGGTTTGCGGCGGTTGAGGGTTGTTCACGAGCAATGATTTGGTCCCCAGGCCGGGGGCTTGGGCGGACGGCACGGCTGGGGCCGTGTGTGGCCTGTCGTCCGCCCACCATTTCCAATCCCCCTTTGGTCCGGGGGCAAATTTCCTGCCGATCCAATTTCCGGCACCTGCCGGGTTTCAACAGTCAACCAATTGATTCGATATGATGACACAGTCCCTGTTCCGTTCGGCGCGGATCCTCATCGGCCCCGCGCTCGCTTCCTGGATGCCCCTCGCCTCACCTCTGCGGGCGCAGATGGTTGAGTTTTACATCGGCATTGATGGACGTGAGGTGCTTGTTTCCGGGCCTTACGCCGGGAAGCCCAATCCCAATGCCGGAAGGCTCACCTTCTTCTACGCTCATGCCTACGCCTACGTGCCGGGCCTGCAGCCTCCCGGGCAAAGTGCCTTCAACAACAACCATTACCACGGCATCAGCGCCTACAGCTTGAGCGGTCCGGTGGACGATCCGGTCGTGGTGAACACCAATGCCAACAGCCGGATTCCCGAGACGTTCACGGGCCAGCCGCCGTTGACCCTGGTGCCCGCGACCGAGGGGCTCTATGCGGGAAAGCTGGTCAATGCACGCACGGCGGAGCACTACAGCAATCCCTCCCTCCAGTCTGTCTGGTGGCTCAATGATCCGTCCAAGTGGGGGCCCGGTTCCCCGGAATGGGTCATGTTCCGCAGCAGCGGTGGCACCCGGACCAACAGCCTCGAAGGTGCGGTCGTGGCCCTGGAGTTGGTGGGGCGGAGCGAGGGGTTGCACATCGGTTCGGCGGAACAGATGGAAATCCTGGTAAATCCCGGAGACCGCCATGTGCTCGGGGACGGCAACCTGATCAATTTCGTCCCGGTTTGCTGGGTGGAAGGAGAGGCTCCAGAGGGCCATTACTGGGCTTCCTACAAGCTGGTGGATGTCGGCAATGGCGAGGGGCACACGCCCTTCGGCGAATCGGGAATCTACTGGTTTGACTATCAGGTCGCCGGGACGCCGGCACTCGAAGTTGCCGCCACGGTCAATCTCACCCTGCCGCTCGTGACTCCTGGCTATGTCCTGGAGGCGGCGCCGACTCTGGAGGGGCCTTGGGAGCCCGTTTCCCTGCCTCCCGGGACGGTCCACGGCAGCGAGCACACGGTGACGCTGCCGGCGGCGTCCACGATGCAGGTGTTCCGACTGCACAAGCAGTGAGGTTTCCTGCCGCAATTCATGGAACCTCGGCATCCACATCTCGGCGGCGGGTTTCGGTCGTGCAGGCGACCGGGGCCCGCCCCCGCACCGCAGCGTTCCCCGGAGCCAACATCGTCCGCCAGGTTTTCGTGCGGGTCGAAGGACTGGAGACCGGTCCGCGCGCCGGTTCGAACCTCGTTGGAACCGCCGGTTTCGCGAAGCTCCAACGGCCGGATGCTCGTACTGAAGCTGCTGGCAGGTCTGAGCTTCGCCCTGGGCATGGCGCGGGCGCATGTGCACGTCCAGGTCGGATACAGTGCCGGCCGGTGGGATTTGCACGTGCTCGATTTTGATTCGGGCCGATTCGCTCCCGAGCAGTATCCGCTCTTCGTGGCCCCGGCGGCGCGCCAGGCGGTTCCAGCGGGGGACTCCTTCCGGTTCCTGGGCCCGGCGGGTGATGCCGTGTGGATTCTCCCGCAGAACGAGGCTTCGGGGCTGCTCAATCTCGGCATCGGCACCTCGGGCATCGGCCCCGGGGTGTTCGTTGGCAACCAGCTCCGGCTCTCGCTCGCACGCGTTGATGGCCCCGGCCACTTCGCAATGTTCTCGCTCTCCCCGCTGGGGGTACCGGTGGTCCACCTGGCCTCCGCGGATGGCGTCCACCCGGACGCCGACGTCCTGACGCTGCCAGCCGTGAACGGCCACATGCATGTCAACTGGAGTTTCTCCGCACCTGGGGTGTATCGCGTCGGCTTTGTGGTCCATGGAATGTTTGCCGCCACCGGTCTGCCGGCCGCCAGTCCGGTGACGGACTACACGTTCATCGTTCAGGGTCCG includes the following:
- a CDS encoding carbon starvation protein A; this translates as MLKLVLWLGVAGLGAVSLATVAFHRGEPLNSAHLVIAAVCTYAIGYRFYSKWIVARVLTLNDRRATPAEVREDGRDFVKTHRWIVFGHHFAAISGPGPLVGPVLAAQFGYLPGALWILIGVVLGGAVQDLVILVASMRREGRSLGQMVRDELNPLAGTLAMVAILVIMIILLAVLALVVVNALAESPWGVFTVAATIPIALAMGGYLRWVRAGRTLEASVAGVVLLLAAVWGGQWVHSHAGAAVWFTLPAPRLAWMLIAYGLAASVLPVWLLLAPRDYLSTFMKLGTILALAGGVLLVLPVLQMPPVTSFVDGSGPVVPGKLFPFCFITIACGAISGFHALIASGITPKIIARESHARSVGYGAMCLESLVAIMALIAACTLEPGVYLAMNIRGAGPDAAAIAADTVARVQATGFTVDPETMDALATAVGEHSLYGRTGGAATLAVGMAAIFSRLTQGRWLDLWYHFAIMFEALFILTTLDAGTRVGRYLLQDFLGHLWTPLGNTRSVPANVLASALIVSGWGFVLLAGAKNPDGGTKALWPIFGIANQLLAAIALCLATTVLLKTGLRRSPRAPVLALVTLVPLLWLLTVTFTAGWQKLFHPSPRIGFLAALAAAEAQRPMLETALADARSGGDSAAVARAAAALATNRLMRGNHRFDAGITAVFLTMASALVLVSVWEWIRLLRGSRPADLTETEPVWLPDPFGCERGAGAALGTAALALGLLREWSGEAAVQRAHARIQERPSAASGEVVLVDVPEVRTAVERARRVRAYRIAAGEDREETPRCC
- the nadD gene encoding nicotinate (nicotinamide) nucleotide adenylyltransferase, whose translation is MRIGLYGGSFDPVHLGHLLVARAALEELSLDRLLFIPAARSPFKPGVAPAPDALRLRMLRLALAGENRMAVDDREIHRGGVSYTVDTVRELRATGPAEAVWFWLIGSDHLRTLTQWKESAALASLVEFVVIPRPGGGASGLPPPYRVHHLRGWTLQVSSSEIRERAARGQSLRHLVPGPVAEVLTAEELYRSQP
- a CDS encoding tetratricopeptide repeat protein, producing the protein MRILWAVVWLAVMPLRAEEAAEILFHAALRAFEVGQWEQSAEGFARLTVEFPEFEGVPEAREREAFARAETAMATGDFASAAARFAAYRKAHPGTRRSALAAVREATCRLRLGDRAGAIAVLEEPEGAFGALTQSGEDPAVLFAGWLLKAEALRGEQRLADAEAVLAGAGPSARTPAEQWARLEALAAVQEAAGRLEAAAESADTLSSALADAGPGERSAAASALAGRLWRRAGNPERADTAFSRNLAAGIPEPLQREAVLHLADSAVARGDFSGALGRIQSFLQANPEPPDAPAFRLRLGQALLRSYLAAGGPTNAAPEVAPLLGQAAAAFDAGLGGTASPDVTGMLHLGRGWVLWYEAGGGGGSATLERLRLAASHFVAAAASLPTGHAQATARFKLGDVLLRLREPVQALTNYLAVASQYPSDTQVQSELVERALQQAVLSAVEARDASSAQEVVDRLLARQPGAATAGDSTLTVAQALSRSGNPNGARAVLQRFLKAYPESPEAADAELLLASLDLRAGAWSEAIAALDVWLTRHTNHPSATRVEFDRAWAMVRAGASTNAIAQFAALAARYPTNVMSEAALLWIAGHHHSLGNFSQAGAACVSILTNAAWQGSPAWHQARLWAAEAARGRQNLTSAREQLTALLNDRTTPDPLRPAAYFALGEIQLEESPPPGQSPLQSFQVALEAFTAAAQYTNSPLVAAALGKMADCHLQLATRATNSYAKADDLYRRVLETPAADVSARTKAAFGRAIVAEKRAGDGTDPTAVAARSAALRHYLEIVNGELLRPGDVADPWWIKEAGREAGRLLESSARWQDAVALYERLALELPSMQVAWERRAAEARKRSAETAR
- a CDS encoding choice-of-anchor M domain-containing protein, with product MLVLKLLAGLSFALGMARAHVHVQVGYSAGRWDLHVLDFDSGRFAPEQYPLFVAPAARQAVPAGDSFRFLGPAGDAVWILPQNEASGLLNLGIGTSGIGPGVFVGNQLRLSLARVDGPGHFAMFSLSPLGVPVVHLASADGVHPDADVLTLPAVNGHMHVNWSFSAPGVYRVGFVVHGMFAATGLPAASPVTDYTFIVQGPPAPRLSAPRPRSDGTWELQVTAPGGELVRVETSDGLGPWAPLLELTGTGEPVSFDLPAPGNARQFVRAVIP